A DNA window from Rhizobium sp. NXC14 contains the following coding sequences:
- a CDS encoding neutral zinc metallopeptidase — MEWRGRRQSDNVEDRRGEPTGGGFGRGGGFSFPSGGGVRRAGGGLSIGTIIFLVVIYLIFKAMGIDLMQVLDTGGMSSGPGYEQSESGARTPANDEMTAFVRTVLAETEDTWNGIFQAQGRDYEEPRLVLFSDQTQSACGFASAATGPFYCPGDHKVYLDTAFFQELSDRFGASGDFAEAYVVAHEVGHHVQNLLGILPKFNEARQRMSEEEANKMSVRVELQADCFAGIWGKYTQQKGILEAGDLEEALNAAQQIGDDTLQKRSQGYVVPESFNHGTSAQRVRWFKRGFDSGQLTACDTFSGPV; from the coding sequence ATGGAATGGAGAGGCCGGCGTCAGTCCGACAATGTCGAGGATCGTCGCGGCGAGCCCACCGGCGGCGGTTTTGGCCGTGGCGGTGGTTTCAGCTTTCCCTCAGGCGGCGGTGTTCGCCGCGCCGGCGGTGGCTTGAGCATTGGCACGATCATCTTCCTCGTCGTCATCTATCTGATCTTCAAGGCGATGGGCATCGACCTGATGCAGGTGCTGGACACCGGGGGCATGTCCAGCGGCCCCGGCTACGAGCAGAGCGAATCCGGCGCCCGCACCCCCGCCAATGACGAAATGACTGCTTTCGTGCGGACCGTCCTTGCCGAGACCGAGGATACCTGGAACGGCATTTTCCAGGCACAGGGCCGGGATTACGAGGAGCCTCGGCTCGTACTCTTCTCCGACCAGACGCAGTCGGCCTGCGGCTTCGCCTCTGCCGCGACCGGTCCGTTCTATTGCCCTGGAGATCATAAGGTCTATCTCGATACGGCCTTCTTCCAGGAGTTGTCCGATCGCTTCGGCGCATCCGGCGATTTTGCCGAAGCCTATGTCGTTGCGCATGAGGTCGGCCATCACGTGCAGAACCTGCTTGGCATCCTGCCGAAGTTCAACGAGGCCCGTCAGCGCATGAGCGAGGAGGAGGCCAACAAGATGTCGGTCCGCGTCGAGCTGCAGGCCGATTGCTTCGCCGGCATCTGGGGCAAGTATACCCAGCAGAAGGGTATCCTGGAGGCGGGCGATCTCGAGGAGGCGCTGAATGCCGCACAGCAGATCGGCGACGATACGCTGCAGAAGCGCTCGCAAGGTTACGTCGTGCCCGAGAGTTTCAACCACGGCACCTCGGCGCAGCGCGTCAGATGGTTCAAGCGCGGTTTCGACAGCGGGCAACTGACGGCGTGTGATACGTTTTCGGGGCCAGTTTGA
- a CDS encoding zinc-dependent alcohol dehydrogenase family protein has product MKAVRLQATGQLQLCEVENPIPAPGELLVRIEACGICGTDRHVFHGEFPSKPPVTLGHEFAGIVETVGPDVTDFRPGMRVTGDPNISCGGCGECRRGRVNLCRNLQAIGIHRDGGFADYVCMPQSQAFALPTDLDPLHGAFCEPLACCIHGVDLAGLHAGASVIVLGGGVIGLLTLQLARLAGATRVVLVTRSAEKRRLAEILGATATADPGDGDIVARITAADGLLPGGADVVFECAGVAETMEQTPRLARRGGTAVILGVMPQGAKIEIEPFDLLFREVRLISSFVNPFTHGRAADLIASGRIKVEPLISRRIGLAEAPDAIVNPARSGEIRALVIPGRE; this is encoded by the coding sequence ATGAAGGCGGTGCGCCTGCAAGCGACAGGACAGTTGCAGCTTTGCGAAGTCGAAAACCCGATACCAGCCCCGGGTGAATTGCTCGTCCGGATCGAGGCCTGCGGCATCTGCGGCACCGACCGCCATGTCTTCCACGGCGAATTTCCGTCGAAGCCGCCGGTGACGCTCGGCCATGAATTCGCCGGCATCGTCGAGACCGTCGGACCTGATGTGACCGATTTCCGCCCCGGCATGCGGGTGACCGGCGATCCGAACATTTCCTGCGGCGGCTGCGGGGAATGCCGGCGCGGCCGAGTCAATCTCTGCCGGAACCTGCAGGCGATCGGCATTCACCGCGACGGCGGCTTTGCCGATTATGTCTGCATGCCGCAAAGCCAGGCCTTTGCGCTGCCGACCGATCTTGATCCGCTCCACGGCGCCTTCTGCGAGCCGCTCGCCTGCTGCATCCACGGCGTCGATCTTGCCGGGCTGCACGCCGGCGCCTCAGTCATCGTGCTCGGTGGCGGCGTGATCGGCCTGCTCACCCTTCAGTTGGCCAGGCTCGCCGGCGCGACTCGCGTCGTGCTGGTGACGCGCAGCGCCGAAAAACGACGCTTGGCCGAAATCCTCGGCGCCACGGCAACGGCCGATCCAGGCGACGGCGATATCGTTGCCCGCATCACCGCCGCAGACGGATTGCTGCCCGGCGGCGCCGACGTCGTCTTCGAATGCGCCGGCGTCGCTGAAACCATGGAACAGACGCCGCGGCTTGCCCGCCGCGGCGGCACTGCCGTCATTCTCGGCGTGATGCCGCAGGGGGCAAAAATCGAGATCGAGCCTTTTGACCTGCTGTTTCGCGAAGTCAGGCTGATAAGCTCCTTCGTCAACCCCTTCACCCATGGCCGCGCCGCCGATCTGATCGCCTCCGGCAGGATCAAGGTCGAGCCGTTGATCTCCCGCAGGATTGGGCTTGCAGAAGCCCCAGACGCGATCGTCAATCCGGCGCGCAGCGGCGAAATCCGGGCACTCGTCATCCCCGGCCGGGAATAG
- the carB gene encoding carbamoyl-phosphate synthase large subunit, translating to MPKRQDIKSILIIGAGPIVIGQACEFDYSGTQACKALREEGYRVILVNSNPATIMTDPGLADATYVEPITPEVVAKIIAKERPDALLPTMGGQTALNTALSLKRMGVLDRYNVEMIGAKPAAIDMAEDRALFREAMARIGLETPRSMLANATDIKDLDRKTHEAERTKLRESLSGPDLDKALDELENQWNLGESDRKQRYLNHAMAIAAQALDHVGLPAIIRPSFTLGGTGGGIAYNRSEFFEIVGGGLDASPTTEVLIEESVLGWKEYEMEVVRDKADNCIIICSIENIDPMGVHTGDSITVAPALTLTDKEYQIMRNASIAVLREIGVETGGSNVQFAVNPKDGRLVVIEMNPRVSRSSALASKATGFPIAKVAAKLAIGYTLDELENDITGGATPASFEPSIDYVVTKIPRFAFEKFPGASPVLTTAMKSVGEVMAIGRTFAESLQKALRGLETGLTGLDEIEIPDFEEGESSQNAIRAAIGTPTPDRLRMVAQALRQGLSIEEVHEGCKIDPWFIAELKNIVDMEARIREHGLPGDAANLRMLKAMGFSDARLATLTGKRPKEVAELRNSLNVRPVFKRIDTCAAEFASPTAYMYSTYETPFVGAARSEAQVSDRKKVVILGGGPNRIGQGIEFDYCCCHAAFALKDAGYEAIMINCNPETVSTDYDTSDRLYFEPLTAEDVIEILRAEQEKGEVVGVIVQFGGQTPLKLAEALEKNGIPILGTAPDAIDLAEDRDRFQKLLMKLDLNQPNNGIAYSVEQARLVAAEIGFPLVVRPSYVLGGRAMQILHSEGQLQTYLLDTVPELVPEDIKQRYPNDKTGQINTLLGKNPLLFDSYLTHAIEVDVDCLSDGTDVYVAGIMEHIEEAGIHSGDSACSLPPRSLPVELLDELERQAKAMAKALNVGGLMNVQFAIKDGTVYVLEVNPRASRTVPFVAKTIGAPIAKIAARVMAGETLDATFAAYGQKPDPRKLTHIAVKEAVFPFARFPGVDTLLGPEMRSTGEVIGLDTDFALAFAKSQLGASVELPRDGTVFVSVRDEDKARVLPAIRILVEEGFKVLATGGTARFLGENGITATKINKVLEGRPHIEDAIRNRQVQLVINTTDGNKAISDSKSLRRATLMQKVPYYTTMAGAEAAAQAIKALRAGNLEVRPLQSYFA from the coding sequence ATGCCGAAGCGCCAAGACATCAAATCGATCCTCATCATCGGCGCGGGACCGATCGTCATTGGCCAGGCTTGCGAATTCGACTATTCCGGCACCCAGGCCTGCAAGGCTTTGAGAGAAGAAGGCTACCGCGTCATCCTCGTCAACTCCAACCCGGCGACGATCATGACCGACCCCGGGCTGGCAGACGCAACTTACGTCGAGCCGATCACCCCGGAAGTTGTCGCGAAGATCATCGCCAAGGAGCGCCCGGACGCGCTGCTGCCGACCATGGGCGGCCAGACGGCACTGAATACAGCCCTATCCCTGAAGCGCATGGGCGTGCTCGACCGCTACAATGTCGAGATGATCGGCGCCAAGCCGGCGGCCATCGACATGGCCGAAGACCGCGCGCTGTTCCGTGAGGCTATGGCACGCATCGGCCTTGAAACGCCGCGCTCGATGCTGGCGAACGCCACCGACATCAAGGATTTGGACCGCAAGACGCACGAAGCCGAGCGCACCAAACTGCGCGAAAGCCTCTCCGGTCCCGACCTCGACAAGGCGCTGGACGAGCTGGAAAACCAGTGGAATCTTGGCGAGAGCGACCGCAAGCAGCGCTACCTGAACCATGCCATGGCGATCGCCGCCCAGGCACTCGACCATGTCGGCCTGCCCGCCATCATCCGCCCCTCCTTCACCCTCGGCGGCACCGGCGGCGGCATTGCCTACAACCGCTCGGAATTCTTCGAGATCGTCGGCGGCGGTCTCGACGCTTCGCCGACTACCGAAGTGCTGATCGAAGAATCGGTGCTCGGCTGGAAGGAGTATGAAATGGAAGTGGTCCGCGACAAGGCGGACAACTGCATCATCATCTGCTCGATCGAGAACATCGATCCGATGGGCGTTCATACCGGCGACTCCATCACTGTCGCTCCGGCGCTGACGCTGACCGACAAGGAATACCAGATTATGCGCAACGCCTCGATCGCGGTGCTGCGCGAGATCGGCGTCGAGACTGGCGGCTCGAACGTCCAGTTCGCCGTCAATCCGAAGGACGGCCGCCTCGTCGTCATCGAAATGAACCCGCGCGTCTCGCGCTCCTCGGCACTCGCTTCCAAGGCCACCGGCTTCCCGATCGCCAAGGTCGCCGCGAAGCTCGCCATCGGCTACACGCTCGACGAGTTGGAAAACGACATCACCGGCGGCGCAACGCCGGCTTCCTTCGAGCCGTCCATCGACTATGTCGTCACCAAGATCCCGCGTTTCGCCTTCGAGAAATTCCCCGGCGCCTCCCCGGTCCTGACCACGGCGATGAAATCGGTGGGCGAAGTCATGGCGATCGGCCGTACCTTTGCCGAATCGCTGCAGAAGGCGCTGCGCGGCCTCGAAACCGGCCTGACCGGCCTCGACGAAATCGAGATCCCCGATTTCGAAGAAGGGGAATCCAGCCAGAACGCCATCCGCGCAGCCATCGGCACGCCGACGCCGGACCGCCTGCGCATGGTCGCCCAGGCGCTGCGCCAGGGCCTCAGCATCGAAGAGGTGCATGAAGGCTGCAAGATCGATCCCTGGTTCATCGCCGAACTCAAGAATATCGTCGACATGGAAGCCCGCATCCGCGAGCATGGCCTGCCCGGCGATGCCGCGAACCTGCGCATGCTGAAGGCCATGGGTTTCTCCGACGCGAGGCTGGCGACCCTGACCGGCAAGCGCCCGAAGGAAGTCGCGGAACTCCGCAACAGCCTGAACGTGCGTCCGGTTTTCAAGCGTATCGACACCTGTGCGGCCGAATTCGCTTCGCCTACGGCCTATATGTATTCGACCTACGAGACGCCCTTCGTCGGCGCCGCCCGCTCGGAAGCTCAAGTCTCCGACCGCAAGAAGGTCGTCATCCTCGGCGGCGGCCCGAACCGCATCGGCCAAGGCATCGAGTTCGACTATTGCTGCTGCCATGCCGCCTTCGCGCTGAAGGATGCTGGCTATGAAGCGATCATGATCAACTGCAACCCCGAAACCGTCTCGACCGACTACGACACGTCGGATCGCCTCTACTTCGAGCCGCTGACGGCCGAAGACGTGATCGAGATCCTGCGCGCCGAACAGGAGAAGGGCGAAGTCGTCGGCGTCATCGTCCAGTTCGGCGGCCAGACGCCGCTGAAGCTCGCCGAGGCGCTCGAGAAGAACGGTATTCCGATCCTCGGCACCGCGCCTGACGCGATCGACCTCGCCGAAGACCGCGACCGCTTCCAGAAGCTTCTGATGAAACTCGATCTTAACCAGCCGAACAACGGCATCGCATATTCGGTCGAGCAGGCCCGCCTCGTCGCCGCCGAAATCGGCTTCCCGCTTGTCGTGCGCCCGTCTTACGTGCTCGGCGGCCGCGCCATGCAGATCCTGCATTCGGAAGGCCAGCTGCAGACCTACCTTCTCGATACGGTTCCGGAACTGGTGCCTGAGGATATCAAGCAGCGTTATCCCAACGACAAGACCGGCCAGATCAACACGCTGCTCGGCAAGAATCCGCTGCTCTTCGACAGCTACCTCACCCACGCGATCGAAGTCGACGTCGACTGCCTCTCCGATGGCACCGACGTCTATGTCGCCGGCATCATGGAGCATATCGAGGAAGCCGGCATCCATTCCGGTGACTCGGCCTGCTCGCTGCCGCCGCGTTCGCTGCCGGTCGAACTGCTCGACGAGTTGGAGCGCCAGGCCAAAGCCATGGCCAAGGCGCTCAATGTCGGCGGCCTGATGAACGTCCAGTTCGCCATTAAGGACGGCACTGTCTACGTTCTCGAAGTCAATCCGCGCGCCTCGCGCACCGTGCCCTTTGTCGCCAAGACCATTGGCGCGCCAATCGCCAAGATCGCCGCCCGCGTCATGGCCGGCGAGACGCTCGACGCGACCTTCGCCGCCTATGGGCAGAAGCCCGATCCGCGTAAGCTCACCCACATCGCTGTCAAGGAAGCCGTCTTCCCCTTCGCCCGCTTCCCCGGCGTCGACACGCTGCTCGGCCCGGAAATGCGCTCGACCGGCGAAGTAATCGGCCTCGACACCGATTTTGCCCTGGCCTTCGCCAAGTCGCAGCTCGGCGCCAGCGTCGAGTTGCCGCGTGATGGAACAGTCTTCGTCTCCGTGCGTGATGAGGACAAGGCGCGCGTGCTGCCGGCGATCCGCATCCTCGTCGAAGAAGGCTTCAAGGTGCTGGCAACCGGCGGCACCGCCCGCTTCCTTGGCGAAAACGGCATCACCGCCACCAAGATCAACAAGGTCCTGGAAGGCCGTCCGCACATCGAAGACGCGATCCGCAACCGCCAGGTCCAGCTCGTCATCAACACCACGGACGGCAACAAGGCGATCTCGGATTCCAAGTCACTGCGCCGCGCAACGTTGATGCAGAAGGTGCCCTATTACACGACGATGGCCGGCGCCGAAGCCGCCGCTCAGGCGATCAAGGCGCTGAGGGCGGGCAATCTCGAAGTCCGGCCGCTGCAGAGCTACTTCGCTTGA
- a CDS encoding UdgX family uracil-DNA binding protein (This protein belongs to the uracil DNA glycosylase superfamily, members of which act in excision repair of DNA. However, it belongs more specifically to UdgX branch, whose founding member was found to bind uracil in DNA (where it does not belong), without cleaving it, appears to promote DNA repair by a pathway involving RecA, rather than base excision.) produces MRRVVLAGRGDLGEWRDAARALAAAGILPEEIDWRGKSAEADLSFQRDAMPPEPATSRKPMTVPPAFIELAETVLCHSDPARFSLLYRLLWRLQLDRRLLEVASDEDVLRARLMAKNVRRDAHKMTAFVRFKEVGAVSAARRKFLAWFEPDHHIVRRTAPFFQRRFNDMDWLIATPKGSAAWDGDRLTIADEPCDRPNLSDATDELWRTYYANIFNPARLKVKAMQAEMPKKYWKNLPEADLIPGLIASAESKVREMAAREATQSLPFHDRLQQAARNLPAEPEAPAGTLEALRAEAAVCTRCPLHANATQTVFGEGPRDAQVMFVGEQPGDQEDIAGRPFVGPAGRLLDQVIAEAGIDRSRLYVTNAVKHFKYEPRGKRRIHQKPNMSEVKHCRWWLDRELALIKPKLIVAMGATALAALTDVKERLQDVRGRAMAIEGGRTLFVTVHPSYLLRIPDERLKAEELARFREDMIEIQRLMVLAA; encoded by the coding sequence ATGCGCAGGGTCGTGCTTGCGGGACGCGGAGATTTAGGCGAATGGCGGGATGCCGCGCGCGCCTTGGCAGCCGCCGGCATATTGCCCGAGGAGATCGACTGGCGCGGAAAAAGCGCTGAGGCCGATCTTTCGTTTCAACGCGATGCCATGCCGCCGGAGCCTGCGACATCACGCAAGCCGATGACGGTGCCGCCCGCTTTCATCGAGCTTGCGGAGACGGTTCTCTGCCATTCCGATCCCGCGCGATTTTCCTTGCTTTACCGTCTGCTCTGGCGGCTGCAATTGGACCGGCGACTGCTTGAAGTGGCTTCCGATGAGGATGTCTTGCGGGCCAGGCTGATGGCGAAGAATGTTCGGCGTGACGCGCACAAGATGACAGCCTTCGTCCGTTTCAAGGAAGTTGGTGCGGTATCGGCAGCGCGTCGGAAATTCCTCGCCTGGTTCGAGCCCGACCATCATATCGTAAGGCGCACGGCTCCGTTTTTCCAGCGCCGTTTCAACGACATGGACTGGCTGATTGCTACGCCCAAGGGGTCGGCCGCCTGGGACGGCGATCGGCTGACAATTGCCGACGAGCCATGCGACAGACCTAATCTCAGCGATGCCACCGACGAGCTCTGGCGTACCTACTACGCCAATATCTTCAACCCGGCGCGTTTGAAGGTGAAGGCGATGCAGGCGGAGATGCCGAAGAAGTACTGGAAGAACCTGCCGGAGGCCGATCTCATTCCTGGCTTGATTGCATCGGCCGAAAGCAAGGTGCGGGAGATGGCGGCGCGGGAGGCGACGCAATCGCTGCCGTTCCACGACCGCTTGCAGCAGGCGGCACGCAATCTCCCGGCAGAACCTGAGGCTCCAGCGGGCACGCTGGAAGCACTGCGCGCGGAAGCCGCCGTCTGCACGCGCTGTCCACTGCATGCCAATGCCACCCAGACCGTGTTCGGGGAGGGGCCGCGCGATGCGCAGGTGATGTTTGTCGGCGAGCAGCCGGGCGACCAGGAGGATATTGCGGGCCGCCCCTTCGTCGGACCTGCCGGCAGGCTTCTCGATCAGGTGATAGCAGAGGCCGGCATCGACCGATCGAGGCTCTACGTCACCAATGCGGTCAAACATTTCAAGTATGAGCCGCGTGGCAAGCGGCGCATCCACCAAAAGCCCAATATGAGCGAGGTGAAGCATTGCCGCTGGTGGCTCGATCGGGAGCTGGCGCTGATCAAGCCGAAACTGATTGTCGCAATGGGGGCAACGGCGCTTGCGGCGCTGACCGATGTGAAGGAACGGCTGCAGGATGTCAGGGGAAGGGCGATGGCGATCGAAGGAGGGCGTACGCTCTTCGTCACCGTGCATCCATCCTATCTGCTGCGCATTCCTGACGAGCGGCTGAAGGCAGAGGAACTGGCGCGGTTTCGCGAGGATATGATCGAAATTCAGCGGCTTATGGTCTTAGCCGCATAA
- a CDS encoding putative DNA modification/repair radical SAM protein, which yields MKKSLTERLAILSDAAKYGASCASSGTVKRDSRRSGGLGSTEGSGICHAYAPDGRCISLLKILLTNFCIYDCAYCVNRSSSNVERARFTAEEVVWLTLEFYRRNYIEGLFLSSGIIRSSDYTMEELVRIVRELRVTHNFRGYIHLKAIPEASPHLIEEAGLHADRLSLNIELPTDSGISRFAPEKKPASIRRSMADLRLKIEAADEPTLKTKKRQRFVPAGQSTQMIVGADGANDATILASSGRLYSSYGLKRVYYSAFSPIPDASKNLPLIKPPLMREHRLYQADWLYRFYGFGVEEITANQAGGMLDLNLDPKLAWALANRGEFPVDINKAERERLLRVPGLGTKTVKAIVSARRFRRLRLDDLSRLGVSIKKVQAFISAEGWSPRRLIDRPDLRAMFEPQPEQLSLL from the coding sequence ATGAAGAAGTCGCTAACCGAACGTTTGGCCATCCTTTCAGACGCCGCGAAATACGGTGCTTCCTGTGCTTCCAGCGGCACAGTGAAACGCGATTCGCGCAGAAGCGGCGGACTGGGTTCGACCGAGGGGTCCGGCATCTGCCATGCCTATGCTCCGGATGGGCGGTGCATTTCGCTTCTGAAGATCCTGCTCACCAATTTCTGCATCTATGACTGTGCCTATTGCGTCAATCGCTCCTCTAGCAATGTCGAGCGGGCACGCTTCACGGCGGAGGAGGTCGTCTGGCTGACGCTCGAATTCTACCGCCGCAACTATATCGAAGGCCTCTTCCTGTCCTCCGGTATCATTCGCTCTTCCGATTACACGATGGAGGAGCTGGTCCGCATCGTGCGTGAGCTGCGGGTAACCCACAATTTCCGCGGCTATATCCATCTCAAAGCGATCCCTGAGGCGTCGCCGCATCTGATCGAGGAGGCGGGGCTTCATGCCGACAGGCTGTCGCTCAATATCGAACTGCCGACCGATAGCGGGATTTCCCGTTTCGCACCGGAGAAGAAGCCTGCCAGTATCAGGCGATCGATGGCTGATCTCAGGTTGAAGATCGAGGCTGCTGATGAACCGACGCTTAAGACCAAAAAACGACAGCGTTTCGTCCCGGCCGGCCAGAGCACGCAGATGATCGTCGGCGCGGACGGGGCCAATGATGCGACGATCCTGGCGAGCAGCGGCCGGCTCTATAGCAGCTATGGCCTGAAGCGCGTCTATTATTCCGCCTTCAGCCCTATCCCCGACGCCTCTAAAAACCTGCCGCTGATCAAGCCGCCGCTGATGCGCGAACACCGGCTTTACCAGGCCGACTGGCTCTATCGATTCTACGGTTTCGGCGTCGAGGAAATCACTGCAAACCAGGCGGGCGGCATGCTCGATCTCAATCTCGATCCGAAGCTTGCTTGGGCGCTTGCCAACCGAGGCGAATTTCCCGTCGACATCAACAAGGCCGAGCGCGAGCGGTTGCTGCGTGTTCCGGGTCTCGGCACTAAGACGGTGAAGGCGATCGTTTCGGCGCGCCGTTTTCGCCGCCTGCGGCTCGACGATCTCTCGCGGCTCGGCGTCTCGATCAAGAAAGTTCAAGCCTTCATCTCAGCGGAAGGCTGGTCGCCCCGACGGCTGATCGACCGCCCGGACCTGCGCGCCATGTTTGAGCCGCAGCCTGAACAATTGTCGTTGCTGTGA
- the greA gene encoding transcription elongation factor GreA, with amino-acid sequence MVDKVPMTQGGFVKLQEELRWRQQEERPRIIEAIAEARAHGDLSENAEYHAAKEAQSHNEGRITELEDLTARAEVIDLTKMSGDKIKFGARVKLVDEDTEEEKTYQIVGDQEADVKAGRISISSPIARALIGKEVGDSIEVNAPGGSKAYEILQVSWG; translated from the coding sequence ATGGTTGATAAGGTACCGATGACACAGGGTGGTTTCGTCAAGCTGCAGGAAGAACTGCGCTGGCGTCAGCAGGAAGAGCGTCCCCGAATCATCGAGGCGATCGCCGAAGCCCGTGCCCATGGCGACCTTTCCGAAAATGCCGAATACCACGCAGCCAAGGAAGCCCAGAGCCACAACGAGGGTCGCATCACCGAGCTGGAAGACCTGACGGCGCGCGCCGAAGTTATCGATCTCACCAAGATGTCGGGCGACAAGATCAAGTTCGGCGCCAGGGTGAAGCTCGTCGACGAGGACACCGAGGAAGAAAAGACCTACCAGATCGTCGGCGACCAGGAAGCCGACGTCAAGGCCGGCCGCATCTCCATCTCCTCCCCGATCGCCCGTGCGCTGATCGGCAAGGAAGTCGGCGATTCCATCGAGGTCAACGCGCCCGGTGGCTCCAAGGCCTATGAAATCCTCCAGGTTTCCTGGGGCTGA
- a CDS encoding glycosyltransferase family 4 protein gives MPDIRDVEIIAPNFKRRLSGVTSTIVQLIPCQIRLGMRIATLGPGLPEGLPKLSWAQLFGLWRPPARRRHRVWHARRNNEMAVGILLRHVLRMPLKLLFTSAAQRRHTAYTRWLIRRMDAVIATSDRSGSFLEVPHTVIQHGVDLSLFHPPETADDGIGATGLRGRYLVGCFGRVRHQKGTDLFVQAMIDLLPQHPEWTAVVSGRVTAEHTAFGEKLKADVAAAGLADRILFLGEVPDIKIWYRRLTLYVAPSRNEGFGLTPLEAMASRTAVVASDAGAYAELIAEGETGSVVAAGDGEALTRAIAPYIANPTLAIAHGENALRHVRSNFALEKEANAIGAVYDRLLGDNRG, from the coding sequence TTGCCGGACATTCGTGACGTCGAGATCATCGCGCCCAATTTCAAGCGCCGGCTCTCCGGCGTCACCTCGACCATCGTCCAGCTCATCCCGTGCCAGATCCGGCTTGGCATGCGCATAGCAACGCTCGGGCCGGGCCTGCCGGAGGGCCTGCCAAAACTGAGTTGGGCGCAGCTTTTCGGGCTCTGGCGCCCGCCGGCCCGGCGCCGTCACCGCGTCTGGCACGCCCGCCGCAACAATGAGATGGCCGTCGGCATCCTGCTTCGTCATGTCCTGCGCATGCCGCTGAAGCTGCTCTTCACCTCGGCCGCGCAACGCCGTCACACCGCCTATACGAGATGGCTGATCCGCCGCATGGATGCGGTAATCGCGACCAGCGACCGTTCCGGCTCCTTTCTCGAGGTGCCTCACACGGTCATCCAGCACGGCGTCGACCTTTCCTTGTTCCACCCGCCGGAAACGGCCGACGATGGCATTGGCGCCACCGGGCTGCGCGGACGCTATCTCGTCGGCTGCTTCGGCCGCGTGCGTCATCAGAAAGGCACCGATCTCTTCGTCCAAGCGATGATCGACCTCTTGCCGCAGCACCCCGAATGGACGGCCGTCGTCTCCGGCCGCGTGACGGCGGAGCACACCGCCTTCGGCGAAAAGCTCAAGGCCGATGTCGCCGCCGCGGGCCTCGCCGACCGTATCCTTTTCCTCGGTGAAGTGCCCGATATCAAAATCTGGTATCGCCGTTTGACGCTTTACGTAGCCCCTTCCCGCAATGAGGGCTTCGGTCTGACGCCGCTCGAAGCCATGGCGTCGCGGACCGCGGTGGTGGCATCGGACGCCGGCGCCTATGCCGAACTCATCGCCGAAGGCGAGACCGGCTCGGTGGTGGCCGCCGGCGATGGTGAGGCGCTGACGCGGGCCATCGCCCCTTACATCGCAAATCCAACTCTCGCGATTGCCCATGGCGAGAATGCGTTGCGCCATGTCAGGTCGAATTTCGCTCTGGAGAAGGAAGCAAACGCGATCGGCGCCGTCTACGATCGCCTACTCGGCGATAATCGCGGCTGA